In a genomic window of Helianthus annuus cultivar XRQ/B chromosome 10, HanXRQr2.0-SUNRISE, whole genome shotgun sequence:
- the LOC110884839 gene encoding uncharacterized protein LOC110884839, which produces MTTSSGLSLRSHQICEDFTRSRAHITKSGFSDTLFVFGSEEQADPVSCMFVDLISPRTLNTLTNKNHCLVNKVMAESAAAKVKSIFIYPIKSCRGISVSEAPLFSTGFRWDRQWIVVNSKVRACTQRVDPKLALVEVELLQGAFAVGWKPNKGSHRLNVVGRYSPL; this is translated from the exons ATGACGACTTCATCAGGCCTCTCTCTCAGATCTCACCAGATCTGTGAGGATTTCACCAGATCGAGAG CTCATATCACCAAATCCGGATTCAGTGACACTCTTTTCGTTTTCGGGAGTGAAGAACAAGCAGATCCGGTATCCTGTATGTTCGTAGACCTCATATCACCCCG gaCATTGAACACTTTGACAAACAAAAACCATTGTCTTGTCAACAAAGTGAtggcagaatcagcagcagccaaaGTGAAATCAATCTTCATATATCCAATAAAATCCTGCAGGGGCATCTCTGTCTCAGAAGCACCCCTCTTTTCCACTG GGTTTAGATGGGATAGACAATGGATTGTTGTGAATTCCAAAGTTAGAGCCTGTACACAAAGAGTGGATCCAAAGTTGGCTTTAGTTGAAGTAGAGTTGCTTCAGGGTGCATTTGCTGTTGGTTGGAAGCCAAACAAGGGGTCTCACAGGTTGAACGTAGTGGGGCGGTATAGCCCCTTATAG